Proteins from a genomic interval of Stenotrophomonas maltophilia:
- a CDS encoding helix-turn-helix domain-containing protein codes for MAKSIHRKEYIALIEAVRSARISAGLTQAQVSEQLGRSQSFISDVERGKRRLDIVELRDIAQLSGLTLASLVADFESRLKAFHG; via the coding sequence GTGGCCAAGTCGATCCATCGCAAGGAGTACATCGCTCTGATCGAGGCTGTGCGCAGCGCCAGGATCTCGGCTGGCCTGACGCAGGCCCAAGTGTCTGAGCAGCTTGGCAGAAGCCAGTCCTTCATTAGTGATGTCGAACGCGGCAAACGTCGTTTGGATATTGTGGAACTGCGTGACATCGCCCAACTGTCTGGCCTGACACTGGCAAGCCTGGTCGCTGACTTTGAGAGCCGCCTCAAGGCTTTTCACGGCTAG
- a CDS encoding antitoxin Xre/MbcA/ParS toxin-binding domain-containing protein produces the protein MSMRIVGIDSALAGPALRSFSQIANAWSLSIVEQGAVLGQPEDVVLALAQTGVVEGLQQEALERISYVLGIYRALHTIFPNRTQADGWIRRPNNARLFNGAPALALMCSGSVDDLAAIREYLEAEGRLDAQSPAIDGPDQTEMH, from the coding sequence ATGAGCATGCGTATTGTCGGCATCGATTCTGCCCTTGCTGGGCCGGCCCTGCGATCGTTCAGCCAGATCGCCAACGCATGGTCCCTGAGCATAGTTGAGCAGGGTGCAGTTCTTGGCCAGCCCGAAGATGTTGTTCTCGCATTGGCACAGACAGGGGTTGTCGAGGGACTCCAGCAGGAGGCTCTCGAAAGGATTAGCTACGTTCTGGGCATCTATCGAGCGCTACACACAATATTTCCCAACCGGACACAGGCTGATGGCTGGATCCGTCGGCCCAACAACGCAAGATTGTTCAACGGTGCCCCAGCTCTAGCGCTCATGTGCAGTGGAAGTGTCGATGATCTGGCCGCGATCCGAGAGTACTTGGAGGCTGAAGGACGGCTAGATGCCCAATCACCAGCTATCGATGGGCCAGATCAGACTGAAATGCACTGA